GGTTCCGGACAGGATATTTTCAATAACCTTGGTCTTGATGATATTGAGAACATTACCATCCTGAAAGATGCCTCTGCTTCTATCTATGGTCTGCGCGCCAGTAACGGTGTGGTGCTTGTCACGACCAAGAAGGGAAAGAAAAATGAAAGACCGAGTATCAACTTATCCGGCTACTACGGTTTTCAGAACTTCACCCGTTATCCTTATCCTGCGAATGCGGGACAATACGTTCGGGCACTCGTTGAGTCAGAGCAGAACCTCGGCCGTGATCCGTCACTACTGTACAATCCCGGTGAACTGGCCAAATGGGAAGCCGGTACAGAAAAAGGATATAAAAGTTATGACTATTACAAGGAAGTCCTTCGTCCGAATGTACCCCAGTCCTACATCAGCGCCAATGCCTCCGGTGGTTCGCAGCGTTCCAGCTATTATATGTCTGTCAGCCGCCTGAGCCAGGAAGCGCTGATCAAAGACTTTACCTTCGAACGTACCAATCTGCAGGCAAATATGGAGGCTAGTCTGGCAAAAGGACTGAAGGTCGGTACACAGATCAGCGGTCGCCTCGAGAAACGCCATAACGTAGGCGTACCAGGGCTGGATGACTATTTCAATCCACTCCTCAGTATCTTCAGTATGTGGCCTACTGAGAGCCCTTATGCGAACGATAATCCAAAGTACATCAATCAGACGCATAATGTGAACGTGAACCCTGTAACCTACAGAGACGATATCACGGGTTATGTAGATGAGTGGTGGAGAGGTATGAACGTCAATCTCAATGCACAGTACGATTTTGACTTCGGACTAAGTGTGAAAGGCGTGTATTCCTATAATTATCTCAATGAGGAATTCGACGGATTTGAATATACCTGGAATGCTTATAAGTATGATCCGCTCACGGACACCTATAACACAGAACCGGGCTTCGGTAATCAGAACCCCTGGCGTGAAAGACACAAGCGTAATGTCATCTCCCGTTACGCACAGTTCCAGCTGAGTTACGCCCGTAAATTCGGTTCGCATAACCTCTCTGCTGTTGCGGCATATGAGCTGTCTGACTATGACAACTCCTACTATGTTGTACATACGATCCCTACCAATAACTATGTGCCTGTACAGTACCTTGTCGAACAGGATTATCTGTCGGATGAATGGAACCTGGAAGCAAGAGCAGGATACATAGGCAGGATTAACTATGACTTCAAATCAAAATACCTGATAGAGGTACTGGGCCGTTATGATGGTTCTTATCTCTATGCCAGAGGTAAGCGCTGGGGCTTTTTTCCGGGTGTGTCACTCGGCTGGAGGGTCTCTGAAGAACCCTGGCTGAAAGGCCGTTTTGGGAATGTGCTGAATGACCTGAAACTGAGAGCGTCTTATGGTGAGACCGGTAGTGAGATAGGCTTCTCCAATGGTAATCCGCCGAACGCTTTCGACTACATGGCGGGGTATAACTTCAACCAGGGAGGAGCGGTCATGAATGGTGGTTATGTGATCGGGTTAAGGCCACGTGGTTTGCCGGTGACAGAATTATCCTGGGTGAAAAATAAAAGTATTAATGCAGGTATCGACTTTACATTGTTCAACAATAGTGTGAGTGGTCAGATAGATGTGTTTGAACGCCGCCGTTCCGGTTTGCCTGCTGCCCGCTATGATGTGCTGTTACCCAGTGAAGTAGGTTATTCTTTACCTAATGCGAACCTCAATGCCGACGCTACCAGGGGTATTGAAGGTATGGTCACCTATAGCGGCAAAAAGGGGGATGTGAACTATTCTATTGGTGTCAATGCGACATATGCACGGCTGAGAAGCGTAAGTACCTATAAGCCCCGCTTCGGTAATGCATGGGATAAATACCGTAACGCTATAGAAGACCGCTGGTCGAATGTAACATGGGGCTACCATGTGATCGGCCGCTTTGAATCAGAAGAGCAGATCAAAAACTATGGTATCAATAACGACGGACAGGGTAACCGCACCGAGTTGCCTGGCGATTTTATGTATGAGGACGTAAATGGTGATAAGATCATCAATGGGCTTGATCAGCGTCCTATTGGTTATGCGCAGGGTGCGCAGCCTTACGTAAGTTTCGGTATCAATGGTAGTGTAGCCTGGAAAGGGATCTCCCTGCGTTTTGATTTTGCTGGCGCTACCATGCAGTCTTACCTGCGCGACTGGGAACTGCGTTATCCGTTCCAGAACAATGGTTCTTCTCCTGCCTATATGCTGACAGACCGCTGGCACAGGGAAGACCCGTATAACCCCGACAGTAAATGGATCGGTGGCAAATATCCTGCTATCAGAAAGGATAACACTACGCACGTGAACTACGCTGTAAACGATTTCTGGATCACCAATGTAAGGTACATCAGACTTAAAAACCTGGAACTGGGATACAGCTTCTCCCGTGATATGCTGAAACGTATCGGCCTCGCAGGACTGCGTGTATATGTGAACGGCACTAATCTGTTCTCCCTCGATAATGTAAAAGAGTATGAGATCGATCCGGAGATCAGCTCTACAAACGGGTTGGTGTATCCGCAACAACGCCTGTACAACTTTGGTTTTAACGTATCCTTTTAACGCTTATTAACTACAGCAATCATGAAACGAAATTATATATACAGCCTGATGGTAACAGGTTTGTTCCTGCTGACCAGTTGTATGAAAGACTGGCTGGACAGAGAGCCACGTACCATCCTCTCCGATGAACAGGTATGGAACGACCCTAAACAGATCGTCGCTTTGCTGGCGAATTTCTATGACAGGATCCCTGCGGAGAGTGGATTGACAGACATAAACGACGGTGCTGACGGCAGGTTATTCCAGTGGCGTAACATGGCGAATTATGACGAGGGAATGTGGAGTGGACAGTCCAATGAAGATGGCCGTAATAACATCACTTCCTATGGCTTTAACAGCTGGTATCTCTGGAACTATACATATATCAGGGATATTAACCTGGCGCTGGAGAACATTGAGAAATATGGTGTGTCACTATCTGCAACGGCAAAGCAGCAGTACTCCGCGGAACTGCGTTTCCTGCGTGCATTGAATTACTTCAATCTGGTAAAGAGAATGGGCGGTGTACCATTGGTTACTACACAACTGATCTATGATTACTCAGGTAATGTGAGCAATCTGCAATTACCACGCGCGAAAGAGTCAGAAGTATACGATTTCATCGCGGCCGAAGTAGACGCTATTAAAGAAGTCCTGGGTAACGCCGGTAGCACTACCCGCGCCAACAAATACACGGCGCTGGCATTGAAAAGCCGTGCGATGCTATATGCTGGTTCACTGGCAAAGTACAATGGTCTGATGGCCGCACCTATTACAATGCCTGGCGGAGAGGTCGGTATTCCGGCCGCGCTGGCAGAGAGCTATTATCAGAAGGCACTGGCTGCCTCCAAAGAGATCATTAATGGCGGGCCCTATACCCTTTATAAGAATAACCCCGATGCCGGTGAAAACTTCTACGAGGCGGTGACTAAAAAAGCGAATAACAAGGAGGTGATCTTTGTGAAGGACTTCCTGTTGCCGACCCGCAAACATTGGTTCTCTTATGACAACATCGCCCGCGGCGTAAGAGAAGATAACCTGGGATCATCGTCTGTTGTGCCTTCACTGAACCTGGTGGAGAGCTTTGAATATAAGGATGGGTCAAATGGTGCGTTGAAGATCCGGACTGCTGATAACAGCGACTTTATCTATTATGATAACGTGTCAGATGTCTTTGCAAATAAAGATGCGCGTTTATACGGTACGATCATCTATCCCGGAACATCGTTTAAAAGCCTTGCTGTATCTATCCAGGCAGGCGTGATGGTATGGAACAGCGGACGTAATGCCTATGATGTGGTGGAAGGCAGCGATCTGGGTACGACATACAGTGATGGCAAATTACTGACAGGCACGTCCGGTCCTCATCGTTCCATACAGGAGGTTTCTAATACCGGTTTCTATCTGCGTAAATACATCGACCCGAATGACAAAACCAGTACCCGTGGTGTTCAGAGTGACGTTTGGTGGGTATGGTTCCGTTTGGGAGAGATCTATCTGAATGCAGGAGAGGCCGCTTTTGAACTGGGACTGACCGGCGAGGCGCTGACGTATATCAATGCACTACGTGAGAGAGCTGGCTTTGGTATGAATAGTCTGACATCGCTGACCATCGCGCGTATCCGCAATGAGCGCAGGGTGGAGCTGGCGTTTGAAGATCACCGGCTGTGGGACTTAAAACGCTGGCGGCTGGCCGATAAAGTATGGAATGGAAGTTCCTCTAATCCTGACGCCATGATCTATGCTTTATATCCGTATCGTGTGATCCGCCCGGGAGATGCGAACCGTGATGGCAAGTATGTGTTCGTGAAAATGGTGGCCCCGCGATTCAGGGCGCCGCGTTTCTTCCAGTTGGGGAACTATTATACAGCGATCGATCAGTCGGTGCTGAATAATAATCCGAAGATCATCAAGAATCCATTCCATTAACCTGTTTAAATGAACTGATATGAACAGAATACTATCTCTGCATATACCGGCATTGCTATTACTGGCGCTGGTAATTGGTTGTAAGAAGGACAATTATGAGAAGCCATCCTCGACACTGTCCGGCAAAGTGGTGTATGAGAAAGACGCGATCGGCCTTCGTTCCAACGGCGTGCAGCTGGAATTATGGCAGAAAGGGTTCGAGTTGTTTACAAAGATCCCTGTGTATGTAGCGCAGGATGGTACATTCTCCGCCTCTCTGTTTGATGGGGCATATAAGCTGGTTCGCCTGCCTGGAAATGGACCATGGGTGAATAATACGGACTCTATTGATGTGACTGTGAGCGGTAACACGGTGATAGATGTACCGGTGCAACCTTACTTTGTAGTGAGGAATGCTGCTATCAGCAAAGCGGGATCAACAGCGCTGACGGCGACCTTTTCCATTGGTAAGGTATCTGATGGCAGGGCGTTGGAGTCGGTGACACTTTTTGTGGGTAAGACCAGCATAGTTGACGCAGTTAACAATCTGGGATCAGTAGCGGTAAATGGAGCGGACATTACCGACATAACAGTACCTGTGACAATTAATATGAATATTCCCGGCAGTCTTACCGGACAATCTTTCTTCTATGCCCGTGTAAGTATCAAGACAGCAGGGGTTGCAGAGCAGATCTACTCACAACCTGTTAAGATTGAATAGGTAGGAGTCATAATGATATGAATAAAGTGCGCGCCCCGAAGGTCATACCTTTGGGGCGCTTTGTAATACTCTGTAAACCAGTTCAAGAAACAAAATACCTTCTTTTGTTTTTAAGTATTAATTTTATTCAAAATGCCGAAGATGTACCTGGAAATATTGAAGGAGAACCTACTATCCCGATGGAAACAAGCCTTTATTGAATTTCACCTTTTAGAGGAATTTAAGAACAACATCACTTCAGAAAAATATGTTCCAGGTGTCAGGTATAATCTTGATGATTACGGTACTCCCGCTTTTTTACAACCAGAAGAGAAAGTATTTCCTGTAGGCAGGGTAAGGGAATTGGGCGACTTTCATTTTTATGGATTTACGGCCGACGGATTACCCAGTTATACTTCCTATGCCCATTCTGTGAACAAGCAATATTGGGGCGGATACTATACATATGGCAAAGAATGGGTAGAATATATTGAATATAACCTTAACACCCGCATACCTTCCAGTATCAAGAGAATACAGTTTGATGCACATGGCCGGAAAATAGCCTATCAGTCCCTGATCGTAAATAGCAGGGGAAGTGATGCCAGCTATGAGGACATGACCAATGAGGAGAAGATCCATACCATCATCGATAATGAACATGCCATGTTCTGTAATCTGGAACATTACGAGATCGTAGATGGACGTATTGTGAGAGCCGATTGTCTGAGCATCGTACCTGGTGCAGGAGAATCAAAGTACGAGAACATTTACACCTATGATGAGAGCGGAGAACTGACCGAGATAAGGCATGTGTATGAAACAGGACTGAGCCAGCTGGCCTATGTAAAACCCGATACTGGCCTGGATGTACATGTGCTGATCGATACCGTTGCGGAGCTGATGGCGGCAGCAATTGTGGATACGCTGGTAGAAGACGGTGTTGAAGCGCCACTGGCATTGCTGGAACTGAATTATCATTGTGTGGATGTCTATATACCTTCTTTGTCGCCCCGTTCAGTTGCCTTTACGAAGAAGATCTCAGACCAGCATCCTGATGAAGACATCTTTGATCTGATCTTTCTGGCCACAGAACTGGACCATCCTTTTCTGGATATAAACCGGGAGCAGTTTGAACGTCCTTTTACGCAGCTGATGACGATCATCCGCAGAGAGGAGAAATGGGAAATGGGTACGCTGATGTTACGGAAGGTAGCGCATATACTCACGACGACCCGACTCTCCGGCAGGATACCTGTAGGAGAGGAGTTCGCGGCCTATGCGGTGGACTGGAGTATGGAAATGGAGGACTTTGAAGACGTATTGCGCGAATGCGGTGCAACAGCCACAGCGATCGCTTCCTGGAAGGAGCGGGGATGGTTGTAGGAGTTAAGAAGGAAACATTATTGCATATAAAAGTGCTGTGACAGGATCTCTTCCATAAGCGAAGGTGTCAGTGGTTTGTTTTTGAACGCGGTGACATGCGGGTTTGCAGTGGCGCGGTGTTTATCTTCCGGGTTGAGGGAGGTTGTCAGCATGACAACCACTATATTATTTCCGGCATCATTTTTTAGTTTCGTATACTCTTCGAGGAATTCCCATCCATTTAGCCCGGGCATATTAATATCCAGCAGGATCAGTTCTGGTGGCGGTGCTGCGGTTGTTATCGTACAGTGTTTCAGGTAATCCAGTGCATCCGCGCCATTCCAGGAAACGTGCACATGCTCCGCGCAGTCAAGCCGTTTGATGACCATCTGGTTAATAAAGTTGGTTGCCTCATCGTCTTCGATGAGTAAAATTGAGTTTAGTTTTCGTTTCATGGTTGGTTGGTTATACGGAAATAGTAAAATAGAACTGACTGCCTTCTCCTGGTACAGAATCTACCCAGATCCTTCCGTTATGCATGGCTACAATTTTTTTGCAGTGTGCAAGGCCGATGCCGGTGCCTTCATACGCCGATTTGCTATGCAGCCGCTGGAATATCTCGAAGATCTTCTCTTTGAATCTGGGATCTAAGCCGATGCCATTATCCTGAAATTGAAAGCGCCACCCTTCATCGGTGAGACAGGCAGAAACATTCACATATAGTTGCCGGTTCCTGTCACGGAATTTAATCGCATTGCTCAGCAGGTTCTGGAATAACAGCTTAAGTTCCATCGGGTAAGCGCTTAGTACAGGTAACTGTTTTATGTTAATGATGGCGTTACTGTCATGAATGGCGGACCGGAGATCGGCAATCACCGTCCCCATGATCTCGTTACAATCCACTTGACTATCCAGCTCCGCTTTGCCCAGCCGGGAATAATCCAGGAGTCCTTTTATCAGCTGACTCATACGGTTAACCGACTGTGTAATGAATCGCAGGTAGGTATCTGCATCTTCATCAAGCTTTCCCTGGTACTGTTCTACGATCATTTCTGCCAGACTGCTGATGGAGCGTAATGGTTCCTGCAGGTCATGGGAGGCGATGTAGGTGAATTGTTCAAGTTCCCGGTTCTTATTCTCCAGTTTCTCTGTATATAAATGGTGGTTTTCTTCTGCCAGTCTGTTTTCAGTCAGGTCATGGGTGATTTTCAGAAAGCCTGTCACCTGCCGGTCTGGATCATGCATGGCGGTGATGGTCACATTGCTCCAGAAAAGGGTGCCGTCTTTGCGTACCCGCCATCCTTCATGTTGTACGCGCCCATCATTGAGGGCAGCGTCCAGTAGTAGTTCAGGTACCTGGGCAGTCCTGTCTTTGGCGGTGTAGAATAACCGGAAGTTCTTACCGATAATTTCACTGGCGGTATATCCCTTGATCTTTTCTGCTCCTTTGTTCCAGTTGAGTATATTACCATCCAGATCTAACATGAGGATAGCGTAGTCTTTTACTTCCTCTACCATTTTATGATAGTTCTCTCTGGCCTGTTTTAATGCCAACCTGGTTAGTCGTAGTTGTTGTTCCGCATCCCGGAGTCGTTTACGTAGCGTGCGTCGCCTGTTCATTATCTACTGTCCTCACTTCATAAAAGAGGGTTACAGCCACGAAGGGCTGTAACCAGATGTTCTGAAATAACCACTCTTCTGGGGGGATGTTTAATCAAAAAGTTTACAAAAACTGCAAAATGAATAAGGATAAATATGTTTGTTCTTTAAGTATAGGTGCAAAAAATTGTATGGCATGCGTTAGGTGCAGGCCATGATTAAACCACATAACAAGTATTGTCCCGTAAAATAAATTGTCCCCTTAAAAGAATGTTCTGATATCAACAGATATAGAATTATTCTAATTGATGTTGGTACTTACGTAGAAGATGAGCATATGGATTGCGATAAGAGAAAAAATTAATCACTTATTTTCGGGGAGGGAGTATCTTTGAAGGATAAATAATTAATAACTAACAGTTAATAATGAATGATGATGAATGTAGCTGATAGTTGCGTAAGTGACGGCTATGTTATTAATTGGTAAAAGCTTTATTATGGAATTTGCGCAACCTGACAGGGAGATATTTAATCAGCTGGTGACCATGAAGATGCCATTCGGCAAATACAAAGATGTGTTGCTTTGCGATCTGCCTGTATCCTACCTGGAGTGGTTCCAGCGGAAGGGATTTCCTGACGGAAAACTGGGTATGTTGCTGGCGACAGTGTATGAGATAAAACTGAACGGCCTTACGGGGCTGCTCACTCCCCTTAAAGGGAAATAGAAATTACTGACCATTTACTTCACTTCTTTGAACACGACGATGCCGTTGTGTCCTCCGAAACCGAAAGTATTACTCATTGCCACACTTACTTTTTTATGTATGGCTTCTTTCAGTACGATCGGCAATCCGGCCGGAATGGCAGGGTCCAGTTGTGTCGTATTGATAGTAGGAGGAATAATGTCGTTGTTGATACTGAGAATAGCAGCGATGGCTTCTATTGCACCGGCAGCACCCAATAGATGGCCCGTCATGGATTTTGTCGCACTAATAGAAAGATGAGCAGGTGCTTCGCCGAATAATTGTCTGATAGCTGCCAGTTCACTCAGGTCGCCGACTGGCGTAGAGGTGGCGTGTGCATTCAGATAATCTACGTCCGCAGGTTGGAGCTCCGCATCTTTTAATGCAAACTTCATGGCCTGTAATGCGCCTAATCCTTCCGGATGTGTGGCCGTCATATGATAGGCGTCCGCGGTCATGGCAGCACCTACCAGCTCTGCATAGATATGTGCGCCTCTGGCCACTGCATGTTCATACTCTTCTACTACAAGGGCCGCAGCGCCTTCTCCCATCACGAAGCCATCTCTTTCTGTATCAAAAGGTCTGGAGCCGGTGGCTGGATCATCGTTACGGGTAGACATCGCTTTCATCGCACAGAATCCACCTACGGAAGCTTCTGTGATCGGTGCTTCTGAACCGCCGGTAATGATGACTTTCGCTTTCCCCAGTCTGATGTAGTTCAGCGCATCCATGATAGCTGTATTCGACGTTGCACAGGCAGATACCGTCGTATAATTGATGCCCATTAATCCGAAGCGGATAGAGATCATACCGGAGGCCATATTCGCGATCAGCTTGGGTACGAAGAAAGGATTAAAGCGTGGCAAATAGTTACCATTGGTATACTCTTTTACCTGCTCTTCGAAGGTGAGCATACCTCCCTGTCCGGAACCCCAGATCACACCACTATCAAATGGATCCATCTTGGAGAAGTCCAGTCCGGAGTCGGTCACGGCCTGTTGTGCAGCTACCAGTGCATATTGTGTAAACGGGTCTGTCTTACGTATATCATTTCTGTCCAGGACAGCAGTCGGATCGTAGTCTTTGAGTTCACAGGCAAACTGTGTCCTGAAAGCGTCGGGATTGAACTTCGTGATACGTGCCGCTCCGCTTTTACCTGCTACCAGGTTGTTCCAGAAGTCAGTCACGTTGTTCCCTATCGGAGTAAGGGCGCCAAGGCCGGTGATGACTGCTCTTTTAAGTGTTTGCATGATTTAAATTAAAGATTAGTGACTAGTAATTAGGAATGACGAATTATGAACTGTGAACATGATTGGCCTGAAGCAGGTGATCAGGTATTTCTTTATGCTTCTTAACGTTAGCATGAGAAAAGCTTTTCGATTCGTAATTCGTAATTCCTAATTATTTCTTCAACAGGTCTTTTAATAGCTGACCTGTTATTTTATTAAACGCCTTCGGCCCCATTACTCTGCTCATCAGCAGGGAGGCCAGCAGGTTACTAAGTACGAGTAAGGCCCTGTCATAGGGTTCGCCATCAAACTGAAAGAGTCCTTTCTTTCTGCCGTTGTCAAGGCACTGTGCCGTCCAGTCAGTGAAGGCGGCAGACATGCCCGTTACCTTTTCCTGCAGCGGTTCCGGGAAGGTTTTATAGTCGGGTGATAAAGTCCCCATCAGGCATACGAATCCCTGTTTATGTTTACTGCCGAAAGTGTCAAATAGTTGTTTCAGCTGTTTGTCTTCAGGCATAGCGGCCCACTTCGCAGTATGTACCCTAAAACGTTCAGTTTCAGTATCAATAACTGCAATGCCCAGGTCTGTTTTTGTCGGAAAATGATAATGGATGGCGGCGTTCTTTATCTCCAGCGGATCGGATATATCCTTGTAACTGAAGGCATTATAGCCCCTGGTCCTGATCAGCTGGTCCGCCAGCGCAACTATTTTCTCTTTTGTGTCCTGCATAGAACAGCAAAATTACTTACTTGTAAGTAAGTAAGCAAATTTTCTTAGCTGGCATCTTTTTGGTGCAGCAGAAAAGGAATGAAACATTTGGAATCAGGTAATTAAATATCTTCTGTATGAGTAACGAACATAATCATGATAAAGAGGTGGTAAAAACGCTTGAAGCGCTATTGACAGGAGGACATGCTCATGCCACCTTCGATGATGCCGTAAAAGGGCTGCCTGCTGAGCTGAGAGGGGTAATACCGGAGGGGATCCCATATAGTATCTGGCAACTGGTAGAACATATCAGGATCACACAATGGGACATATTGGAGTTTTCAAGAGATGCGAAACATCAGTCCCCCAGGTGGCCGGAAGGATATTGGCCGAAGGAAACGGCTCCGGTGGACGATGCGGCCTGGAAACGTAGTCTTTCGCAGATCAAAAGCGAACTAAAGGAGTTTGTTGCATTACTGAAAGCGCCGGATGCGGAATTGTATAAGCCTTTTGCCCACGGTGACGGACAGCATTTGTTCCGGGAAGCATTATTGATTGCAGATCATACGAGTTATCATACAGGGGAGATTATTGTGATCAGACGGTTGCTGGGGGCGTGGAAGTAATCAGGAATTGAGGCGCATTCATTCATTCATCCCGGTTTTTAATAACAGGTTATAATCAAAGGGCCGTCAAGCGTTGAAGCAGACGGCCCTTTGATTGATTTTTCTATATTTATCAGCAACTAATTCCTAATTAAATTACACACACAGCCACATACTATCCGCAAACCATTTCTTCTGATCAAAGAAATTCCCTACCGTCTCGAAGCCAGACAGGGTGGCTAGTTGCTCTGCTGCTTCCAGGTCGTACTTCTGTGATATCTCCATGTAGATCGTTTCGTGCAGATCAAAATGGATCGTTTGTTCTCCTATGCGTACATCCTGCTCTTCCAGGCTAACCAGATAGCTTTTGCAGGCGCCTGTACCCGGATCATAGGTAGGGTAGTGGCCAAATTTCGTAATGTCGAAATTGCCGTCCAGTTCCCGGTTGATCCGCTTCAGCAGGTTCAGGTTAAAGTCACGTGTAATGCCTGCACTGTCATTATACGCGTCCAATATGATCTGCGGATGTTTTTTAAGATCAAAGCCGATCATCAGCAGGTCACCAGGCTGAAGGCAACTTCTCAGCTGCCGGCAGAACTTTCTGGCCTCTGCCGGCGTGAAATTACCGATGTTACCACCCATGCAGAGGATAACCTTATTCTTTGCAGATAGGACATTTGCTTCCTTCAGCATATCAAAGTATTCACCGTTCAGCCCATTGACTTTCAGTGATGGCAGTTGTGCGGGTAATGACTGCTCCAGCTGCGTGATCACGTTAGCGGATATATCTACCGGGTAGTACGTGAAGTCCTTTCCGGTGTTGAGTAGTTCTTTTAAAAGATGTATGGATTTGGTCGCATCACCCGCTCCCAGTTCTACGATGTCAAAACGGCTGGTATGTGCAAGAATGGTCTGGCTGATGGCTGCTGACTGTTCCTGCAATATTTCCATTTCGCAGTTGGTCGGATAGTATTCATGGCAACGCATGATCTCCTGGAATAGGCGGTCGCCCTCCGCATCATAAAAATATTTGGAGTCCAGATATTTACTCTTTGCACTGAGTCCGCGGATCACATCCTGAAAGAAAATCTCCCGCCTGTCCTGTTTCACAGGAACTAATACTGTATGCATTACAGAGGTGGTGGCCATAATGTTATGATTAGAGTAATGAGAAATATTATTTCGCCAGTCTGATGCCGGTAAACTGCCAGCGCAGCCCCGGATGGAAGAAATTGCGGTAGGTGGCACGGCTGTGGTTAGGCGGTGTTACTTCCGAACTACCGCGTAAGACCATCTGACTGACCATGAACTTACCATTGTATTCGCCTATTGCGCCGGGTGCTTTTACAAACCCCGGATAAGGCAGGTAGGCGCTTTCTGTCCATTCCCAGCGTTGTCCCCAGGAAAATTGTGCAGATGCTGCTTCCCATTCAAATTCTGTTGGTAAACGGAGTCCTTTCCATGAGGCAAATGCTGTCGCTTCATAATAGCTGATATGACACACCGGGTCGTTGCCATTCACCGGTTGCAATCCCTGCCAGGTGTACTGTTGCCATTGCCCGTCGACATGATGCCAGTAGAGTGGTGCCCTGACTTCGTTTGTCTTTACCCAATCCCAGCCTTCTGCATGCCAGTGACGGAAATCTGTATAACCGCCCGCTTCCATGAACTCCAGGTATTCCGCGTTGGTGACCAGTTGCGTGGCTATACTGTATTGCTGAAGATATACGGTATGTCTGCCCAGTTCGTTGTCAAAACAGAAGCCGTCTCCTTTGTACCCGATATCATACAGGCCTGCTTCCATTTGTACGAAAGGCTCGTCGGATGCAGGTGTCTGATAAGTATCGACTGCCGTGTCAGCATAAGCCGGCATCAGCGGATTATGACCAAGTATGTACTTGATATCTGTATACAGCAGTTCCTGGTGCTGTTCTTCGTGATTGAGTCCTAATACAACCAGTGTACGCAGTTCATCACTCAATGGTGTATCAAGGAAGGACAGCATGGCTTTATCTACGTGCTCACGGTAACGCATCACATCTTCTACCGCAGGACGACTGAGATTACCTCTGTCCGTACGTATGACGCGTGCGCCTACTGTTTCATAATAGCTATTGAATACGAAGTTATAATTTGGATCAAATTCCTTATAACCAGGGAAGTGCGGTTTTAAAAGAAACGTTTCAAAGAACCAGGTAGTGTGTCCGAGATGCCATTTCGGTGGACTCACATCAACAACCGGCTGTACCACATAGTCCTCTGTTTTCAGCGGCGCGCAGATATGCATGGACCTTTTCCGCACGGTGTTAAAATCATTTTTTAATTGCATATACCTTCGTGGTTAGTGATGCTGTAAATATTCCTTTAGATCTGATATAGATTTGATATGCAGGTCAGCGGCCTGTTGTCTGCGCATCATTAATGCATATGTGTTATTAAAGCCAATAGGAGGTAGCCACCTGATCTGGTATTGCTGCATAAAG
The DNA window shown above is from Chitinophaga agri and carries:
- a CDS encoding SusC/RagA family TonB-linked outer membrane protein, with product MKTLYTLVVLLLFACIPGFAQQTAPVTYAGTVTDSTGIPIPGATVSVRNSNKGVVTKNDGSFTIQATPGSTLFVSIVGFQTKELVLGSDTKLQVTVTSQASNLTDIVVVGYGVQRKASVTGAVSTLKSEDLVRTPASTTSAALVGKMPGITARATDSRPGNGTNIQIRNLGTPLYVIDGVPYTGSTATTGFGFTTGSGQDIFNNLGLDDIENITILKDASASIYGLRASNGVVLVTTKKGKKNERPSINLSGYYGFQNFTRYPYPANAGQYVRALVESEQNLGRDPSLLYNPGELAKWEAGTEKGYKSYDYYKEVLRPNVPQSYISANASGGSQRSSYYMSVSRLSQEALIKDFTFERTNLQANMEASLAKGLKVGTQISGRLEKRHNVGVPGLDDYFNPLLSIFSMWPTESPYANDNPKYINQTHNVNVNPVTYRDDITGYVDEWWRGMNVNLNAQYDFDFGLSVKGVYSYNYLNEEFDGFEYTWNAYKYDPLTDTYNTEPGFGNQNPWRERHKRNVISRYAQFQLSYARKFGSHNLSAVAAYELSDYDNSYYVVHTIPTNNYVPVQYLVEQDYLSDEWNLEARAGYIGRINYDFKSKYLIEVLGRYDGSYLYARGKRWGFFPGVSLGWRVSEEPWLKGRFGNVLNDLKLRASYGETGSEIGFSNGNPPNAFDYMAGYNFNQGGAVMNGGYVIGLRPRGLPVTELSWVKNKSINAGIDFTLFNNSVSGQIDVFERRRSGLPAARYDVLLPSEVGYSLPNANLNADATRGIEGMVTYSGKKGDVNYSIGVNATYARLRSVSTYKPRFGNAWDKYRNAIEDRWSNVTWGYHVIGRFESEEQIKNYGINNDGQGNRTELPGDFMYEDVNGDKIINGLDQRPIGYAQGAQPYVSFGINGSVAWKGISLRFDFAGATMQSYLRDWELRYPFQNNGSSPAYMLTDRWHREDPYNPDSKWIGGKYPAIRKDNTTHVNYAVNDFWITNVRYIRLKNLELGYSFSRDMLKRIGLAGLRVYVNGTNLFSLDNVKEYEIDPEISSTNGLVYPQQRLYNFGFNVSF
- a CDS encoding RagB/SusD family nutrient uptake outer membrane protein; translation: MKRNYIYSLMVTGLFLLTSCMKDWLDREPRTILSDEQVWNDPKQIVALLANFYDRIPAESGLTDINDGADGRLFQWRNMANYDEGMWSGQSNEDGRNNITSYGFNSWYLWNYTYIRDINLALENIEKYGVSLSATAKQQYSAELRFLRALNYFNLVKRMGGVPLVTTQLIYDYSGNVSNLQLPRAKESEVYDFIAAEVDAIKEVLGNAGSTTRANKYTALALKSRAMLYAGSLAKYNGLMAAPITMPGGEVGIPAALAESYYQKALAASKEIINGGPYTLYKNNPDAGENFYEAVTKKANNKEVIFVKDFLLPTRKHWFSYDNIARGVREDNLGSSSVVPSLNLVESFEYKDGSNGALKIRTADNSDFIYYDNVSDVFANKDARLYGTIIYPGTSFKSLAVSIQAGVMVWNSGRNAYDVVEGSDLGTTYSDGKLLTGTSGPHRSIQEVSNTGFYLRKYIDPNDKTSTRGVQSDVWWVWFRLGEIYLNAGEAAFELGLTGEALTYINALRERAGFGMNSLTSLTIARIRNERRVELAFEDHRLWDLKRWRLADKVWNGSSSNPDAMIYALYPYRVIRPGDANRDGKYVFVKMVAPRFRAPRFFQLGNYYTAIDQSVLNNNPKIIKNPFH
- a CDS encoding DUF3823 domain-containing protein, producing the protein MNRILSLHIPALLLLALVIGCKKDNYEKPSSTLSGKVVYEKDAIGLRSNGVQLELWQKGFELFTKIPVYVAQDGTFSASLFDGAYKLVRLPGNGPWVNNTDSIDVTVSGNTVIDVPVQPYFVVRNAAISKAGSTALTATFSIGKVSDGRALESVTLFVGKTSIVDAVNNLGSVAVNGADITDITVPVTINMNIPGSLTGQSFFYARVSIKTAGVAEQIYSQPVKIE
- a CDS encoding response regulator is translated as MKRKLNSILLIEDDEATNFINQMVIKRLDCAEHVHVSWNGADALDYLKHCTITTAAPPPELILLDINMPGLNGWEFLEEYTKLKNDAGNNIVVVMLTTSLNPEDKHRATANPHVTAFKNKPLTPSLMEEILSQHFYMQ